The DNA sequence TTTTAAAATAAAGCTGCAAGGCAAAAAAAAGGTGGCGTCCATACACGGACACCACCTTTTTACGTTTTTCAGCTAACACTGACCATTTGTTCAATTTTCTTTTTTATTTCTTCACTGGATAGGCTGAGGCCGACTGCAAGTTCATTGCAAATGTTAGGCATAATGCGTTGGAGTATCTCAGCATCTTGATGATGAAGTTTCTTGTTCTCAAGTTTCAATTCGTTTTCTTTGCGCAAGATGGTGTTAGCCACCTGGGCAATCTGGAAATCGTCTTGTGTCTTCAGAACAGAACGATAATGCTGGTTGCGTTCGGAAGGGCGGTCTGACCATGGATCAGGGGCATTCTTGAAAGTACTGAGGATTTGCTGTGCCAGCTCCTTTGTGGCAACAGGTGTCAACTTTGAAGTGCCTTTCTCCTGTGTAACAGGATGATACAATTTCAGAGATTCATTCTGAATCGGTGCGAGAATGTAGTAATCACGCGCTGTACCAGAAAATGTTTGCTCTTGTATATCTACAATCGTGCACACACCATGTGCTTCATAAAAGACTGTATCTCCAATTGAAAACATTCTCCCGTCTCCTTTGAAGGCTATGAAACACAGACAGTTCTGGTTTATAGCTCATCTTGAATTGCATATTCAAATGTAAATTATTAGATACGCTACTTATATCATACCATATTTTAATCGCTTTTGCCGGGTCGTGGCAAAACAGCCCATTTTCATTAGTCCTATCTCATCTTTGCCTCTTCAGCGAATCGTTTGATCCGTGCCTCTATATTGTCTCGAACACGCTGGAAAACAGCCCATCGTTCTTCTTCAGTTCCTTTTGCTTTAGCCGGGTCTTCAAAACCCCAGTGTTCACGTTTTGCAGATGGCGGTGAAATTGGGCACCTTTCATTGGCATCATCGCATAAAGTGATAATCCAGTCGGCCCTTTGCAAAATATCCGGATTAATTGTTTCTGAAACTTGTCCTGATATGTCAATATTCAATTCAAGCATGGCACGGACTGCTTTTGGATTCAATCCATGGGCTTCAATGCCAGCTGAGAAAACGTCAAATTCATTACCAAGATATTTTTTTGCGAAACCTTCAGCTATCTGGCTTCTGCATGAATTGCCTGTACATAGGAAGTAGATTAT is a window from the Aciduricibacillus chroicocephali genome containing:
- the arsC gene encoding arsenate reductase (thioredoxin), whose translation is MSKEIIYFLCTGNSCRSQIAEGFAKKYLGNEFDVFSAGIEAHGLNPKAVRAMLELNIDISGQVSETINPDILQRADWIITLCDDANERCPISPPSAKREHWGFEDPAKAKGTEEERWAVFQRVRDNIEARIKRFAEEAKMR
- a CDS encoding CarD family transcriptional regulator, which encodes MFSIGDTVFYEAHGVCTIVDIQEQTFSGTARDYYILAPIQNESLKLYHPVTQEKGTSKLTPVATKELAQQILSTFKNAPDPWSDRPSERNQHYRSVLKTQDDFQIAQVANTILRKENELKLENKKLHHQDAEILQRIMPNICNELAVGLSLSSEEIKKKIEQMVSVS